In Cryptomeria japonica chromosome 1, Sugi_1.0, whole genome shotgun sequence, the sequence ATCTATAGTTGTGGAATGCTTGTGAATTATCATAAGGATCTGCATTATATGGCGCCTTTCCTCCATATAAATCTGGCCTTGGGCCTTGATAGATATCATATGAATCTGAGAATTTGCCACTCTGTTGTTCCAAAGGACGGTCTTCCTTATAGGAACCATGATTGCCAGTGCCCCCACCAATGCCACCATATGCAGCACTCCCAACCCTACTGTAAACTTGATGACCACGATCCAGCTGCTGTTGATAGAGCCTCTGAGGTGCATTAGCTTCTCGGTGCATAAACTCTTCCCATTGCCTCATTTGCCTTGCCCGAAATGAGACCATATTTTTCTGGAATGCCTCCCGTATTTCCCTTAGCCGCTGCAAGGACAAACACAGAATATTTTAAATGTACTAATATACCTTCACAAGAATAGAAgactaattattattaatatttattttcaaGACTATATATGCAAAATATTGTTCAAAGAAACCACATAATGGAAGCACTTAAAGCTCATCTTTTCTTATAAACGAAACAAAGAAATCACCATGAGAATGAAATGCAAAGTCCCATAAAACTCACAGCTGCATAAGAACCAAACACccataaaataaacaaaaatctTAGAATCTGAAGAGGTACCTCACGATGCCTcattttttcatcatcttcttcagcaCTTTTTGCGCCAAATATTTCAAGTGCCTCTTTTAAAAATTCTTGCTCAAGTTCCTCCAAGGACTTAGGACAAGTGTGTTGTTCGCTCCTAAACCCAGCATCAAGTTCTTTACCTCGTAGATCAGCATGCCACTTTTCCCCTTCATGCACACCTCTTTCTACAGATTGTCCATGATGCTGATAGGAGCTTCTGTCTGTAAAAAAGAACAGCATGAAAAGATTTTACATGTCTTTGAGCATTCCCACCATCACAAAGAGAGGATAGCTAATATATTTATCATTTAGTTCAAATACAAAGTGCAAGTCATTCAAGTATGCAGATGAAAAAAGTGTCCATTTTGAGTCAGTATATCTACAAATGTGCCTTGTTAGTATCTTCTCAAATGCTTCAATCCTTTCACTATGATAATTTGCACTAGCAAATTTATCTTCTTAAATGCTTCAATATTTTCACCATGATATGTTGAACTAGCAAATTAACATACTTACAATTCATACAAAACCCTTTTAATATACTGATTTTCATGAGAACACTTTTGTTAAATAAGTAATAAAAAAATTTATCCAGTGTAATAGAGACACAGCTATTGATTTGAGGAACAAGTAGTTACAAACATAGCTTTGCCCACATCatcaaatgcaagaaagaaaagcATTAAGAttacataccaaaataaacatttcaGACCCTGTCTTTTGTTTGTTTACAGAGCTCGCCATATTTGAAGAAAAATGAACATTGAAACTGAAAACCTAATCTTACCAGATTTATTTGAATATGGAGGTCCAACATTAGGGCTGTTCTTGATGTGAGAAGAACTTCCCTCAAACTTCCGCCCACCTTCAGGCTGAGAAAATCGGTTATCAGAGATAAGCCTTTCTTCCTTAGAATTTCGATGCCGAGAACCCATGCGGGAGGGGCTTCCAGACCTGGAACGATGCCTTTGTGAGGAAAAATGCTGTCTTGGAGCTGCACTAGATGGATTTTCATCATTAAGCCCTCTGTGTGAACCATGCAACAACCCTGGACTTTTCCCACCATCTTCTGCTTCATTAACTAGCTTCTTCACAGCATCTGTTCCTTTAATAAGACACAATCTATCAGGTCCAGCAATGCGAACAACAAATGACACATTCTCAGCCGTGAGATCATCTTCAATCCTGATCCGACATCCTGTGTCTCTTTCAATCTTCTGAATAACTGATCCACCTGATCCAATAATGCGAGGCTTCAGGCGCTTGTCTTTCACAGGAATTTTTTCAACAAACTCCCTTGTTCGATTGGCTCCAAGTGTGGTTGGGCACCCCTGTATTGGAAAACAACAGTTATCCAACAATGCCAATTTCAAACAAGAATTCTATCATTTACAATACTATATTTTTACTAGAGAACGTAAGAACAACTTCTGCAATGGAATTCAAAATATTCATTTATAGAGCAATTAGGTACAATGCTCACATGTAACAGCAAGTGTAATTTGAATTCCCACATTTCTGAAAATAATCTGTGATAAATTTTACAATCAACCACCATCTAACTTCTTGATCATCACTAAATGTTTATAATTGTCACATTTACAGACTTTACAGTCACTTTCAAACAATACCCCAGAAGTAGCAAATAAACATTTTTCTACCAAATACAGTTATGCTGATGCACAGAAGATAAGACATGATAATCAGACTACAGCTTGTAAAATCAAAAAGCAGTCCTCCATTAACTCACCACACAACAATCCACAAGCCAGCATTAACCTAAGTAACAGATAACACATTCTAATCTAGCATTGATAAAGCTACAAAAAGTAATCTCGGAAAAAATGCAGATAGTCAATGAAGAAGCCACAAGTACTGTTCTGCATTTAGTGAAAGAAAACAGTGTATTAGAAATTGGTAATGGAAAAAAGAAAGCTGCAAATTTGCTAACTTCGTGAAAGAGGATAGAAATGTGAAAATTTGCCTATAATAACTTAAAGCATATCAAAGAAGCAACAATATGCCAGCAGGCAAGAGGAGAAAGGAAGCCTCATCCTCCACCCATCAGCACTTTCTCAGCATAATCGAAGACAAGAAAACTATTTCTGATTGTGGTGGTTGCTTTGTCTTCTCTTATATTGTAAAATTTTAATAAGGCATACGGCCCACACAGCTTTGTCACCCTTCCATCCCACCATTCATCATAATTTCCTCGGTTATCTACACTATCCCTTCCCTTAAAATACATGTTTGTACATGAGGTGGGAAATTTGTAGACGGGTGGTGAATTCTTGTATCAGTCTCTTCCCTCAGATATACATGGTTGGACATGATACGAGGGCATCCTAAAGCGAGGCACAACTTGCCCTTGCTATTGCTCTTAGAGATGGACTAGCAATCAAATATAGGATGTAATTCTAAATGGTAAATCTTGGTATTGGTCTAGAAAACCCCATGAACAATGAGGCAGGGTAATATGCGGTGTGAGGAAGAACTAGAGATAAAAAAAATCTCATAGAAGTATTCTGATTCAACACAGTGGCCCAGGCCAGTCAATGAACAAGCTCTAATTGCTATAAATAAATGTTTGCACAGAATATGGAAAATTAAACATGAGCTCACAACTTAGCTATGCATAGTTTGCTATTGTTCATAGTTATTCACACCAATCTCAGTCCTCCAACTATACATTAAGGTAGGTGGCTCTGTAGAATATCAATTGAGGATACAAAATACTATTAAACTTGCTAAAATTggtataaaacataaaatatacaaattttaattaaattatttcaaagAAATCCCATGCAATACAACACATAAACATCTAAAATTTAATACCTAAAACATTCAATTCACAACATTTTTCTCTTTCCTTTATTAGTTATTATTGTTGCAAATGCTCGGTCTTGAGCTCCAAATATGTGTATGAATAAACACCACGTGTACAATGCTAACAACCAGAATTCCATTGTTCATTAATGTAGATATCAATTCGAAGACAGTAACATTTACCTGAGTAAAGTGGCCAGACTCCCCACAAATCTTACATATaaactcttcttctttttttcttttccaatttcGTTCTATTGCCTTTGATTTAGCTTCCCAAACTTTGGCTTCTCGACTGGTGAAATCTGTAGGCACGGCATTTGGATCACGTTCTTGTTGTTCATCATCAGATTCACCACCAGCATTGGTACTTGGGCGTGGCCttttattcaatttattattttcaaGCGACTGTTCAGTGTTCAACCTGGGTGGTCCTGTATACTCTTTTCCATAAACTTCCTTAAAAAATTCATCATCTCTTTCTTCCTCTGGTGTCTCTGCCATTGTAACAGTCTAACTGGACTACAATATGAGCATCATTTTCCACAACAGAAGAatcagtaaccatccatatcaaATATTACCCAAAGAAGATTGAGTAATAATTAGCTGAACTCTTTCTAAATCACAAGGAACAAATAtatgaaaccaatttattaccaCCAGAGATAGTCTACAGAGTACAAACCAAACCCTAGAAAACATTTGCCAACATGGTGTAGCAGATGGACAACAATACCATTAATCAATTCATGTAATTAAGAAGACAGCATGGAATCTCTGATAATTCATGAGAAATCTAAATTCTAAATATCTAATTACTCAGATTAGCCAAAGGAAATATACTAGTAATTAATTAAAGTCTTTCTAAATCACAA encodes:
- the LOC131042640 gene encoding uncharacterized protein LOC131042640; the encoded protein is MAETPEEERDDEFFKEVYGKEYTGPPRLNTEQSLENNKLNKRPRPSTNAGGESDDEQQERDPNAVPTDFTSREAKVWEAKSKAIERNWKRKKEEEFICKICGESGHFTQGCPTTLGANRTREFVEKIPVKDKRLKPRIIGSGGSVIQKIERDTGCRIRIEDDLTAENVSFVVRIAGPDRLCLIKGTDAVKKLVNEAEDGGKSPGLLHGSHRGLNDENPSSAAPRQHFSSQRHRSRSGSPSRMGSRHRNSKEERLISDNRFSQPEGGRKFEGSSSHIKNSPNVGPPYSNKSDRSSYQHHGQSVERGVHEGEKWHADLRGKELDAGFRSEQHTCPKSLEELEQEFLKEALEIFGAKSAEEDDEKMRHRERLREIREAFQKNMVSFRARQMRQWEEFMHREANAPQRLYQQQLDRGHQVYSRVGSAAYGGIGGGTGNHGSYKEDRPLEQQSGKFSDSYDIYQGPRPDLYGGKAPYNADPYDNSQAFHNYR